A single region of the Phycisphaerae bacterium genome encodes:
- a CDS encoding Gfo/Idh/MocA family oxidoreductase, whose product MHQKSDFSRRAVLEKGLGVASAVLLGAVRLRAEDTQPTTMPADDLRCGMIGIGGRGSGLLNAVNKSPGVRVTALCDIDPKHLRAAAEKVQQDEPRLFEDYRKLIEFKDLDAVVIATPVYLHAEMAVAVLSAGLHLYCEKPLGMTVKDCKAVLEAARSAKGIYQGGTQLRYAHPWQSSIKLILSGEVGKPIFIRAHRHNVGDLPHDRQWLFEKRYCGDTIVEQAVHEFDLFNWILGGPPVRAAGFGQQSLRFEPKGRDIMDNYALSLDYGKDKKVSYSHSWISAPKIPMDGRQEIVYCEEAAVDVENGMVYPRNFGEPYKVTPAEPAGDSTQLAIDDFFKCIREKRRPLADVQAGFDGAMAAILGREAMDKERVVTMEELLKNG is encoded by the coding sequence ATGCATCAAAAAAGTGACTTTTCACGTCGAGCGGTACTGGAGAAAGGTTTGGGGGTCGCGTCCGCCGTCTTGTTGGGGGCCGTGCGACTTCGGGCCGAGGATACCCAGCCGACCACGATGCCGGCGGACGACCTGCGTTGTGGCATGATCGGGATCGGCGGCCGCGGTTCGGGCTTGCTCAATGCCGTCAATAAGTCGCCCGGCGTTCGCGTCACGGCCTTGTGCGACATTGACCCCAAGCACCTCCGGGCAGCGGCCGAGAAGGTCCAGCAAGACGAGCCGCGGCTCTTTGAGGACTACCGCAAACTCATCGAATTCAAAGACTTGGATGCGGTGGTGATCGCCACGCCCGTGTACTTGCACGCGGAAATGGCGGTGGCGGTCTTAAGTGCCGGGTTGCACCTCTATTGCGAGAAGCCCCTGGGTATGACGGTCAAGGACTGCAAGGCCGTGCTGGAGGCCGCTCGATCGGCTAAGGGCATCTACCAAGGGGGAACCCAGTTGCGTTATGCGCATCCCTGGCAGTCGTCCATCAAGCTGATTCTCAGCGGCGAGGTGGGGAAGCCGATTTTCATACGTGCCCACCGGCACAACGTAGGCGACCTGCCGCACGACCGGCAATGGCTTTTCGAGAAGCGATACTGCGGTGACACCATCGTCGAGCAGGCGGTGCACGAGTTCGACCTGTTCAACTGGATTCTGGGCGGGCCGCCGGTGCGTGCGGCGGGCTTCGGCCAGCAGAGCCTGCGTTTCGAGCCGAAGGGTCGCGATATCATGGACAATTACGCCCTCTCGCTCGACTATGGGAAGGATAAAAAGGTTTCGTACAGCCACTCCTGGATTTCGGCGCCGAAGATCCCGATGGACGGCCGGCAGGAGATCGTCTACTGCGAGGAGGCGGCGGTGGACGTCGAGAACGGCATGGTTTATCCGAGAAACTTCGGCGAGCCCTACAAGGTGACGCCGGCGGAGCCGGCCGGCGATTCGACGCAACTGGCGATCGACGATTTCTTCAAATGCATCCGGGAGAAGCGCAGGCCGCTGGCAGACGTCCAAGCCGGGTTCGATGGGGCGATGGCCGCGATTCTGGGGCGCGAGGCCATGGACAAGGAACGCGTCGTCACCATGGAAGAGCTGCTCAAGAACGGATGA